A single Gloeocapsa sp. DLM2.Bin57 DNA region contains:
- the tuf gene encoding elongation factor Tu: MARAKFERTKDHANIGTIGHVDHGKTTLTAAITMTLSALGQAKARKYDDIDAAPEEKARGITINTAHVEYETETRHYAHVDCPGHADYVKNMITGAAQMDGAILVVSAADGPMPQTREHILLARQVGVPHLVVFLNKEDMVDDPELLELVELEVRELLSEYGFPGDDIPIVAGSALQALEHMVANPTTKKGDNDWVDKIYALMDNVDSYIPTPEREVDKPFLMAVEDVFSITGRGTVATGRIERGKIKVGETVDLVGIRDKRSTTVTGVEMFQKTLDEGMAGDNVGLLLRGVNKEDIERGMVLAKPGSINPHTKFESEVYVLKKEEGGRHTPFFSGYRPQFYVRTTDVTGTIEAYTADDGSDVEMVMPGDRIKMTVKLISPIAIEQGMRFAIREGGRTIGAGVVSKILE, translated from the coding sequence ATGGCACGCGCAAAGTTTGAACGTACTAAAGATCACGCTAACATCGGCACTATCGGTCACGTTGACCATGGTAAAACCACTTTAACCGCAGCGATCACTATGACTCTCTCGGCTTTAGGTCAAGCCAAAGCGAGAAAATATGATGATATCGATGCAGCTCCCGAAGAAAAAGCACGGGGTATCACTATCAATACCGCTCACGTAGAATACGAAACCGAGACACGTCACTACGCACACGTAGATTGTCCAGGACACGCTGACTACGTTAAAAACATGATCACTGGAGCAGCCCAAATGGATGGGGCTATATTAGTAGTATCAGCTGCTGATGGTCCTATGCCCCAAACCCGTGAACATATTCTCCTAGCACGTCAGGTAGGTGTTCCTCACCTAGTAGTCTTCCTCAATAAAGAGGACATGGTTGATGACCCAGAATTACTCGAACTAGTAGAACTAGAAGTACGGGAGTTATTAAGTGAGTATGGCTTCCCTGGAGATGATATCCCCATCGTCGCAGGCTCTGCACTACAAGCTCTTGAACACATGGTCGCTAACCCCACCACTAAAAAAGGTGACAATGATTGGGTAGATAAAATTTACGCTCTCATGGATAACGTTGACTCCTACATCCCCACTCCAGAAAGAGAAGTAGATAAACCCTTCTTGATGGCGGTAGAAGACGTGTTCTCCATCACTGGACGTGGAACAGTAGCAACAGGACGTATTGAACGCGGTAAGATTAAAGTAGGTGAGACCGTTGACCTAGTAGGTATCAGAGACAAACGTAGCACTACCGTTACTGGGGTGGAAATGTTCCAAAAAACCCTAGATGAAGGTATGGCTGGAGATAACGTCGGTTTGCTTCTTCGTGGTGTCAATAAAGAAGATATCGAAAGAGGTATGGTATTAGCTAAACCAGGTAGTATTAATCCTCATACTAAATTTGAGTCAGAGGTATATGTACTCAAAAAAGAAGAAGGCGGTCGTCATACTCCTTTCTTCTCTGGTTATCGTCCTCAGTTCTATGTCCGTACTACTGACGTAACAGGAACAATCGAAGCCTACACCGCAGATGATGGCAGTGACGTAGAAATGGTTATGCCAGGCGATCGCATCAAAATGACCGTTAAACTCATTAGCCCTATCGCTATTGAACAAGGGATGCGCTTCGCTATTCGTGAAGGTGGACGCACCATTGGTGCTGGTGTAGTTTCCAAAATTTTAGAATAA
- a CDS encoding DUF29 domain-containing protein has translation MSQSFNSDIYEKDFYQWTTEQSKSLRERNLEKLDWENIIEEIEALGRSDYQAVISLLTRILQHRLKIDFANQPENHRHWQAEIKAFSNTVRRRYSPSMKPKLEAEWQGIYSDATDLYLIDYPPADFPEVCPYCLEDLLP, from the coding sequence ATGAGCCAAAGCTTTAATAGCGACATTTACGAAAAAGACTTTTATCAATGGACAACAGAACAATCAAAATCTTTACGAGAGCGAAATTTAGAAAAATTGGACTGGGAAAACATTATTGAGGAAATCGAAGCTTTGGGACGTAGTGATTACCAGGCTGTAATATCTCTATTAACTCGAATTCTTCAACACCGTTTAAAGATTGATTTTGCTAATCAACCAGAAAATCATCGTCATTGGCAAGCTGAAATCAAAGCCTTTTCTAACACAGTTAGAAGACGTTATAGCCCCTCAATGAAACCTAAATTGGAGGCGGAATGGCAAGGGATATATTCAGACGCAACAGACCTATATTTGATTGATTATCCTCCTGCTGATTTCCCGGAAGTGTGTCCCTATTGTCTGGAGGATTTGCTACCTTAA
- the fusA gene encoding elongation factor G — translation MSRTIPLEKVRNIGIAAHIDAGKTTTTERILFYSGMVHKLGEVHEGTAVTDWMEQERERGITITAAAITTSWQDHKINIIDTPGHVDFTIEVERSMRVLDGVIAVFCSVGGVQPQSETVWRQAERYQVPRIAFVNKMDRTGANFFKVAEQIRDRLRANAVAIQIPIGAENEFTGIVDLVRMRALLYREDDLGQEIVEAQIPTEVAELAETYRMQLIEAVAETDDFLTEKYLEGEEFSEAEIRKGIRQGTIAGTIVPLLCGSAFKNKGIQLLLDAVVDYLPAPTEVPAIKGLLPDGSEGIRPAADEEPFSALAFKIAADPFGRLTFLRVYSGVLAKGSYVYNSTKDQKERISRLIVLKSNDRIEVEELRAGDLGAAIGLRNTITGDTLCDEAKPIILESLFVPEPVISVAVEPKTKQDMEKLSKALQALSDEDPTFRVRIDSETNQTVIAGMGELHLEILVDRMLREYKVEANVGQPQVAYRETIRKASEAEGKFIRQSGGKGQYGHVVIKLEPGELGSGFQFISKIVGGTIPKEYIPPVEQGMKEACESGILAGYPLIDVKATLLDGSYHDVDSSEMAFKIAGSMAVREAVLKASPVILEPMMKVEVEVPEGFLGDVIADLNSRRGNIEGMNSQDGLAQLTALVPLAQMFGYATDIRSKTQGRGIFTMEFSRYDEVPRNIAEAIIAKSKGNA, via the coding sequence GTGTCACGTACTATCCCACTAGAGAAAGTTCGCAATATAGGAATTGCCGCGCACATAGACGCAGGCAAAACTACAACCACTGAGAGGATATTATTCTACTCAGGAATGGTACATAAACTGGGGGAAGTGCACGAAGGTACAGCGGTGACTGACTGGATGGAACAAGAGCGAGAGCGAGGGATAACCATCACAGCAGCAGCGATTACTACCAGTTGGCAAGATCACAAAATAAACATCATTGATACACCAGGTCACGTGGACTTTACTATAGAAGTAGAGCGGTCCATGCGGGTGTTAGATGGTGTCATAGCCGTATTTTGTTCAGTAGGAGGAGTACAACCCCAATCTGAAACGGTATGGCGTCAAGCGGAGCGCTACCAAGTACCGAGAATAGCCTTTGTCAACAAAATGGATCGTACAGGGGCGAACTTCTTCAAAGTTGCTGAACAAATCAGAGACAGACTAAGAGCTAATGCAGTCGCAATTCAGATACCCATTGGTGCAGAAAACGAGTTTACAGGAATAGTAGATTTAGTAAGAATGCGCGCGTTGCTTTATAGAGAAGATGACTTAGGTCAAGAGATAGTAGAGGCCCAAATTCCTACAGAAGTAGCCGAACTAGCCGAAACCTATCGAATGCAGCTCATCGAAGCAGTGGCAGAAACAGATGATTTCCTGACAGAAAAATATCTCGAAGGAGAAGAATTCAGCGAAGCTGAAATACGCAAGGGCATCAGACAGGGTACAATAGCGGGAACAATAGTTCCCTTACTCTGTGGCTCAGCATTCAAAAACAAAGGGATACAACTACTATTAGACGCAGTAGTAGATTATTTACCAGCACCAACGGAAGTACCAGCGATCAAAGGTCTTCTACCAGATGGGAGCGAAGGAATTAGACCAGCAGCAGATGAAGAACCCTTCTCGGCTTTAGCCTTTAAAATAGCAGCAGACCCCTTCGGACGTTTGACTTTTTTAAGGGTATATTCTGGAGTCTTAGCTAAAGGAAGTTATGTTTATAACTCTACGAAAGATCAAAAAGAAAGGATTTCTCGTCTAATCGTTCTCAAATCAAACGATCGCATTGAAGTAGAAGAACTCAGAGCGGGAGATTTAGGAGCAGCGATCGGATTGAGAAATACGATTACAGGGGATACACTGTGTGATGAGGCAAAACCCATCATTCTAGAGTCTCTCTTTGTACCAGAGCCTGTAATTTCCGTAGCGGTAGAGCCAAAAACCAAACAGGATATGGAGAAGCTGTCTAAGGCTTTGCAAGCCCTCTCCGACGAAGATCCCACCTTTCGTGTCAGGATAGATTCAGAGACGAATCAAACCGTAATCGCAGGGATGGGAGAGCTACACCTAGAAATTCTAGTAGATCGAATGTTGCGCGAATATAAAGTAGAAGCAAACGTCGGTCAACCCCAGGTGGCTTATCGAGAGACAATACGCAAAGCTAGTGAAGCCGAAGGCAAATTTATCCGTCAAAGCGGAGGGAAAGGACAATACGGTCACGTAGTGATTAAACTAGAGCCAGGAGAACTAGGCAGCGGTTTCCAATTCATCTCCAAAATCGTTGGGGGAACAATTCCTAAAGAATATATACCCCCAGTAGAACAAGGGATGAAAGAAGCCTGTGAGTCAGGAATCCTCGCAGGATATCCACTGATCGACGTCAAAGCAACCCTGTTAGACGGTTCTTACCACGACGTAGATTCTTCGGAAATGGCTTTTAAAATTGCAGGCTCAATGGCAGTTAGAGAGGCGGTACTCAAAGCATCTCCAGTGATCCTAGAGCCTATGATGAAAGTTGAGGTAGAAGTACCCGAAGGCTTCCTCGGGGATGTTATCGCCGATTTAAACTCTCGTCGTGGCAACATTGAAGGCATGAACTCCCAAGATGGTCTAGCCCAACTAACCGCTCTTGTTCCACTAGCGCAAATGTTTGGTTACGCCACAGATATACGCTCTAAAACCCAAGGACGTGGTATCTTTACCATGGAGTTCAGTAGATACGATGAAGTGCCTCGCAATATCGCCGAAGCCATCATCGCTAAAAGCAAAGGGAACGCATAA
- a CDS encoding 30S ribosomal protein S10, with the protein MATIQQQKIRIRLKAFDRRLLDTSCEKIVDTAKRTNATAIGPIPLPTKRKIYCVLRSPHVDKDSREHFETRTHRRIIDIYQPSSKTVDALMKLDLPAGVDIEVKL; encoded by the coding sequence ATGGCTACTATTCAACAACAAAAAATCCGCATTCGTCTCAAAGCTTTTGACCGTCGTTTACTCGATACTTCCTGTGAGAAAATCGTTGACACCGCTAAAAGAACTAACGCTACAGCAATTGGTCCGATTCCTCTACCTACTAAACGTAAAATCTACTGCGTTTTACGCTCTCCTCACGTAGATAAGGATTCCCGAGAACATTTTGAAACTCGTACCCATCGTCGCATCATCGATATTTATCAACCTTCTTCTAAAACCGTTGACGCTTTGATGAAACTGGACTTACCCGCAGGGGTTGATATTGAGGTGAAACTGTAA
- a CDS encoding 30S ribosomal protein S12 — protein MPTIQQLIREERSKAKKKTKSPALKECPQRRGVCTKVYTTTPKKPNSALRKVARVRLTSGFEVTSYIPGEGHSLQEHSVVLIRGGRVKDLPGVRYHIVRGTLDAGGVKDRKQARSKYGTKRPK, from the coding sequence ATGCCAACAATCCAGCAATTAATTCGCGAGGAACGTTCTAAAGCGAAGAAGAAGACAAAATCACCAGCTTTAAAAGAATGTCCTCAGCGTCGAGGTGTGTGTACAAAAGTCTATACAACCACACCCAAAAAACCCAATTCAGCCCTAAGAAAAGTAGCCAGAGTAAGACTAACATCAGGATTTGAAGTAACCTCTTACATACCTGGGGAAGGACACTCATTACAAGAGCACTCTGTAGTGTTAATCAGAGGCGGAAGGGTAAAAGACCTGCCAGGTGTAAGATATCACATAGTACGTGGTACTCTAGATGCAGGAGGAGTAAAAGATAGAAAACAAGCGCGTTCCAAATACGGAACAAAGCGACCTAAATAA
- a CDS encoding 30S ribosomal protein S7, translating to MSRRKVTKKREVPADPVYSSRLVSMTIRRIMKSGKKSVASGILYDAFKIIEERTKTDPLETFEQAVRNLTPLVEVKARRVGGATYQVPMEVRPSRGTALALRWLIQYSRKRSGRTMAGKLANEILDAANETGGGIKKREETHKMAEANKAFAHYRY from the coding sequence ATGTCTCGTCGTAAGGTAACCAAAAAACGCGAAGTGCCCGCAGATCCAGTATATAGTAGTAGGCTGGTAAGCATGACCATACGTCGGATCATGAAAAGCGGCAAAAAGTCTGTAGCATCTGGTATATTATATGATGCTTTTAAGATCATAGAAGAAAGAACAAAAACCGATCCTCTAGAAACTTTTGAGCAAGCAGTAAGAAATCTCACCCCTCTAGTAGAAGTAAAAGCTAGAAGAGTAGGTGGAGCGACCTATCAAGTGCCCATGGAAGTACGCCCAAGCCGAGGAACAGCCTTAGCCTTAAGATGGTTAATACAATATTCCAGAAAGCGATCAGGAAGAACCATGGCCGGGAAACTAGCCAATGAGATCCTCGATGCAGCCAACGAAACAGGGGGAGGAATCAAGAAAAGAGAAGAAACCCATAAAATGGCGGAAGCAAACAAAGCCTTTGCTCATTACAGATACTAA